CAACCGTGAACAGTCCGACGTTTACCCTGATTAAAGAATACGAAGGCGCGCGGATGCCGCTGTATCATATGGACGTGTACCGGCTGTCGGTGGCCGAAGCGGACGAGCTTGGGCTGGACGATTATTTTTACGGCACCGGCATTACGCTCGTCGAATGGGCCAGCCTGATCGAGGAGCTGCTCCCCGAGGAGCGGCTGCAGCTGTTTATCGAGCACCTGGGCGGAGAACGAAGACGCATCAACTTGACGGGCATCGGCAGCCCGTATGCGGATTGGTGCCGGCAACTTCTAACGATGGGAGCGGAAGGAAATGACGGGTCAGCAAGCTGAAGGCCGGGAGGCTGCGGACGGGCCGCTTATGCTCGCCGTCGATACGTCGACGGCGGCGCTGGCTGCGGCGGTCGTTCGCGGCGGAACGACGCTCGCCTCCCTGCAGACGATGGCGGAGCGGAACCATTCCGTCCAAACGGTACCGCAAATCAAGGCGCTGCTGGAGCGGAGCGGCGTCGCTCCGGAGTCGCTGGACGGCCTGGCGGTCGGGCGGGGGCCCGGTTCCTATACGGGCATGCGCATCGCGGTGGCGGTGGGCAAAACGCTCGCTTGGGTTTGGAACAAGCCGCTTGTCGGCGTTTCCAGCCTGGAAGCGCTCGCCTATGGCGCGATGTGCGAAGCGGCGGATGGAGCGGACGAAGCGGCCGCCGGCGACATTGGCGGCGAGTTCGGACGGCCTGCGGATTTAGGCGAGGTTTCTGTAGGGCGCACCCATCCGGCGCAGGCGGACGGGATCGTTTCGCCGGAAGAATGGTATATTCCGATTATGGACGCCCGCCGCGGTCAGGTGTATACCGCGGCTTTCGCTTCGCAAGGCGGAAGGGAAAGCTGGAGCCGGCTGGAGGACGACGGCATCCGGCTGATGAAGGATTGGGTCGACCGGGTGAACGGTTTGCGGCTGGCGCGGCGAAACGGCGAAGCGCCTTTCCGCATCTGGATCGTCGGCGACTTCTCGCTGCATGAGGCGGAAGGCGAGCGGCTTCGCAGCCTGTGCGAGGCGGAAATTTCCTATGCCGGCAGCAGGCACACGGAAGTCCGGCTGCTGCCGGCCGTCCTGAACGGCAGCGCGGTTGCCGCGCTTGGCATGCGGCGGATCGCCCGCGGCGAACGCGACGAAGCGCATACGTTCGTCCCGAACTACACGCAGCTGGCCGAAGCAGAGGTCAAGCTGCTGGCGCGGCAGGCGGGGCAGGCGGGAGAGGCGGGCGGCCGATGAAGGAGTCGTTGGAAAGCCGCGTCGTTTTCCGGTCCATGACGCTTGCGGACATTCCCCGCGTGCTCGACATCGAACGGGAAGCGTTCACGAGCCCGTGGTCCGGCGAAGCGTTCGTGAACGAGCTGACGAATAATCATTTCGCCCGTTATATGGTTATGGATCTGGACGGCGATATTATCGGCTACGGCGGCATGTGGACGATAATGGACGAAGCGCACGTGACGAATATTGCCGTGCGCTCCGATTACCGCGGCCGCGGGCTCGGCGAGAAGCTGCTGACGGAGCTGCAGCGCACGGCCGTCTTTTTCGGATCGGCGCGCATGACGCTGGAGGTTCGGGTCAGCAACGAAATCGCCCAGCGGCTTTACCGGAAGCTCGGCTTCGAACCTTCCGGCATCCGGCCGGGCTATTATTCGGACAATCAGGAGGACGCCCTCATCATGTGGGCGGAGCTCGAACAGGCAGGAGCGGAAAACAAGCGTGACCACAAACGAAATTATTTTGGCCGTTGAAACGAGCTGCGATGAAACGTCGGTCGCAATCGTGCGGGGCGGCCGCGACATTTTGACGAATCTCGTATCCAGCCAGATCGAGACGCACGAGATGTTCGGCGGCGTCGTCCCGGAAATCGCCTCGCGCAAGCATGTCGAGACGATTACCGTCATCATGGAGCAGGCGGTGCAGGCGGCCGGCATTCCGCTTGCGGATTTGTCGGCGATTGCCGTGACGCAGGGCCCCGGACTCGTCGGCTCGCTGCTCGTCGGCATCGTCGCCGCCAAAACGCTGGCCATGGCGCTCGATCTGCCGCTGATCGGCACGCATCATATCGCCGGGCATATTTACGCCAACGCACTCGTCCACGAAATCACGTACCCGGCGGTAGCGCTCGTCGTTTCCGGCGGGCATACCGAGCTTGTAACGCTCGAACGCGAAGGGGCGTTCCGGATTATCGGCCGAACGCGCGACGACGCCGTCGGCGAAGCGTACGACAAAGTGGCGCGGGCGCTGCACTTTCCGTACCCCGGGGGCCCGCATATCGAT
This genomic window from Paenibacillus humicola contains:
- the tsaE gene encoding tRNA (adenosine(37)-N6)-threonylcarbamoyltransferase complex ATPase subunit type 1 TsaE, with product MVDTGQAVWTAESESDTVRLAELLAGMAGPGAVLALDGDLGAGKTRFSQAFAKAVGVTATVNSPTFTLIKEYEGARMPLYHMDVYRLSVAEADELGLDDYFYGTGITLVEWASLIEELLPEERLQLFIEHLGGERRRINLTGIGSPYADWCRQLLTMGAEGNDGSAS
- the tsaB gene encoding tRNA (adenosine(37)-N6)-threonylcarbamoyltransferase complex dimerization subunit type 1 TsaB, which produces MTGQQAEGREAADGPLMLAVDTSTAALAAAVVRGGTTLASLQTMAERNHSVQTVPQIKALLERSGVAPESLDGLAVGRGPGSYTGMRIAVAVGKTLAWVWNKPLVGVSSLEALAYGAMCEAADGADEAAAGDIGGEFGRPADLGEVSVGRTHPAQADGIVSPEEWYIPIMDARRGQVYTAAFASQGGRESWSRLEDDGIRLMKDWVDRVNGLRLARRNGEAPFRIWIVGDFSLHEAEGERLRSLCEAEISYAGSRHTEVRLLPAVLNGSAVAALGMRRIARGERDEAHTFVPNYTQLAEAEVKLLARQAGQAGEAGGR
- the rimI gene encoding ribosomal protein S18-alanine N-acetyltransferase is translated as MKESLESRVVFRSMTLADIPRVLDIEREAFTSPWSGEAFVNELTNNHFARYMVMDLDGDIIGYGGMWTIMDEAHVTNIAVRSDYRGRGLGEKLLTELQRTAVFFGSARMTLEVRVSNEIAQRLYRKLGFEPSGIRPGYYSDNQEDALIMWAELEQAGAENKRDHKRNYFGR
- the tsaD gene encoding tRNA (adenosine(37)-N6)-threonylcarbamoyltransferase complex transferase subunit TsaD → MTTNEIILAVETSCDETSVAIVRGGRDILTNLVSSQIETHEMFGGVVPEIASRKHVETITVIMEQAVQAAGIPLADLSAIAVTQGPGLVGSLLVGIVAAKTLAMALDLPLIGTHHIAGHIYANALVHEITYPAVALVVSGGHTELVTLEREGAFRIIGRTRDDAVGEAYDKVARALHFPYPGGPHIDRLALDADDEIELPRAWLEPDSFDFSFSGLKSAVLAAINQSKMRGEPPMRAALARGFQASVINVLTEKALRAVRECGAKQLLLCGGVAANRGLRAALAARCEAEGVPLLVPPLSLCTDNAAMIAAAAHLKWKRGEFTPLDMKAEPMLSLEDWSVKD